The genomic window TGAGGCCTTTCCAGACCCCCAGCGTGTGCACTGGCTTGTTCCAGTTGGGCACCCAATAATGTCCCGCCCGCCAAATCCGGTCGATGGCCTGACCGGCCGCGATCATGTCCTCGCGGGTTTTGGCCGAAATGGCGGCCTCGATCATGGCATCCATCACCGGGTCGGCGACCCCGGCAATGTTGTTGCTGCCGTGAGACTCGGCTGCCTCCGAGCCCCACATCGAGCGGCTTGACGGCGTGATATTGGCATCAAGCCCATAGCGGCGTCCGACGAGATCGAAGTCGAAATTGTCAACACGGCTCTGGAATTGCGATGGGTCAACGAGCCGGAAGGTGAGGGGGATGTCGAGCAGCGCCAGCGTGTTGATCCAAGGGGTAACAATCCGTTCGAAGGCCGGGCTGTTGGTCAGAAGCTCGATGTCGAGCAATTCGCCTTCGGCATTCACCCAGCCCTTCTCGTTGCGGCTCCAGCCCGCCTCCTGAAGCAAGCGGTTGGCCTTGGCGAGCAGCTTCCGGTCCTTGCCCGACGCATCCGATTTCGGCGGACTGTAAGGTTCGTCAAAGACCGCCGGGTCAAGCTGATCGCGATAGGGTTCCAAGAGGGCCAGCACCTTGCCTTCGGCAGGTCCGGAAGCCTTCATTGCGGTGCGCTCGAAGAAGGACTCCGTGCGCTGGTAAAGGCCATAAAAGAGGTTCTTGTTGGACCATTCGAAATCGAAGGTGAGGGCGATGGCCTCCCGCGTGCGCGGATCGGCAAACTTGGGCTTCCTCAGATTAAAAAACCAGCCTTGCGCGCCGGACGGCTGACCATCGGGCAATTCGAGCTTGAAGACCCGACCGTCCTTGATCGCCGGGAAATCATACTGCGTCGCCCAGGCCTTGGAGGAAAACTCCACATGCAGGTTGATGTCCCCCTTTTTGAAGGCCTCGAACAGCACCGTGTGCTCGCGGGCAAAGAACATCCGCACGACATCGAAATTGTCATGCCCGATGGAGGTCGGAAGATCCTTGCCCCAATAGTCGGGATCACGCTCATAGTCGATGAAACTGCCCGCATTGACCGAGCCAACGCGATAGGGGCCGGAGCCGAGCGGCGGCTCAAGGGTCGAACGGTCGAAATCCATCGTCTCGTAATAGGCTTTCGAGAAGATCGGCACCATGTAGCTGACGTCGATCGCTGCCTGCTTCTGCTGACTGCCCGAGAAGACCAGAACAACGCGGTCGTCATCCACCTCGGCACGCTCAAGCTCGGCGAGGGCGACGCGCAGGTTCGGATGACCCTTTTCCTTAAGGATATTGAAGCTGAAGGCCACATCGTCCGTCGTGACCGGCGAACCGTCATGAAACCGTGCCTCGGGCCTCAAGGCAAAGGAATAGCGATTGCCATCCGGCGACAGCGACACCGAGCTGGCAAGGTGGCAATAGACGGCATCGGGCTCATCAAAGGCCCTGACGGTCAGGGTATCGAATAAAAGCTCTGTACGCGGCGGCGCATCCCCTTTCAGCACAAAGCCATTCAGGGTGTTGAAGGTCTGGGGGTTCTGATTATAGCGCCAGTCATGGGCCGACTGGACAAGACGCCCTCCCTTTTGTGCGTGCGCTTCGACATAGTCGAAATGGGCAAAGCCGGGCGGATATTTGAGCGGGCCGAAGACGGAGAGGCCATGAAGCTCTGCGGCGGCCCATCCGACGAGTGGCCTGCCGACAAGCCCGGCGCCAAATACCGCCGACGCAATGGCAGCTAAAGCGGAGGAGCGGAGAAAGGCGCGCCGGTCAATGCCGGCGACCCCGCCCGGTTTGGCCCCATGCAAGAAGGGCATTGTGTCTCTGTTCTTGACCAAGAGCCGTCCTTTGTCCTGTCCGACGTTGTCCTATCCAACGCCCGATTGGTTTCTCTGCCCGCCGGTGAGCTAGCCGATCAGTTCTTTGCTTCCACCGCAGCTGCTTTGGCCTCATCCCACCACCAGATGGTCGGGAAGCCGACGCTCAACATGGGCAGCGGATCCGGGTGTCCGAACCGGTCCCAATAGGCGATCCGGCTTGCCGCCAGCGTCCAGCCCGGAATGACATAGTGATTGGCAAGCAACACCCGGTCGAGCGCTTTCGTGGCGGCCACGAGATCTTCGCGATCCTTGGCGTAGATGATTTTGGTGATCAGCTCGTCGACCGCCTCGTTCTTGATACCCGCATAGTTGGCCGAGCCTTCGCGGTCCGCCGATTCCGAACCGAAATATTCCTGCTGCTCGTTGCCCGGCGACAGGCTTTGCCCCCAGCCGGTATAGATCAGGTCGAAGTCGCGGCTGCGGACCCGGTTGACATATTGCGAGCTGTCGACGACCCGCGGGGTCATCTTGATTCCGACGCGTTCAAGCGAAGCCTGCAGGCGCAGCGCCACGCGCTCGAAGTTGGTGCCATTGAGCAGATATTCGATCTCGAAGGCTTCGCCCTTCTCGTTGCGCATGACCACCTTGGTCGGGTCGCTGGCAAGGCCGAGCGTCACCATCATCGAATGTAGGAAGCCTTCGGGGCGCTTTTCCTCGTCAACCTCGGTTCTGGGTTCCCAACCGGCTTCCTTGAAGAGGTCCAGTGCCTTTTTCAGATTGTCACGCAGATCCTCGCGACTCTCCACCTTCGGATTGACGTATGGCTCGAAAGCTTCAGCCGGAACCTTGTCCTTAAGCGGTTCGAGCAGTTCGAGAACCTTGCCTTCTGCCTTGCCGGAGGAGGCAAGCTCGGTGCCGAAGTAGAAGCTCGAGATGCGCTCATACTGATCATAGAACAGGGTGCGGTTCATCTCCTCGAAGTTGAACACATAGTTCAGCGCTTCGCGAACTTTGGGATCCTGAAACTTCTCCCGACGCAGGTTCGGCAGGAAGCCGACGAGGACACCGGAGGATTTGTCCGGGATCACTTCCTTGGCGACCCGCCCGTCCTTGGCCGCGGGGAATTCATATTCCGTCGCCCAGCGTTTGGCGGTGGATTCGACGCGGAAGTCAAAACCGCCGGACTTGAAATTCTCGAACAGGACAGTGTCGTCGCGGAAATACTCGATCCTGAGCTGGTTGAAATTGTTGGTGCCGACGTTGACATTCAGGTCCTTGCCCCAATAGTCATCGACGCGATCATAGGTGATGTATTTGCCCGGCGAGAAGTCGCCGATCTTGTAGGCGCCTGAGCCAAGTGGCGGCTCAAGGGTGCCCTTGGAAATGTCGCGCTGTTCGCCATTTGCATCCGTGCCAGTCCACCAGTGCTTGGGCAGGATCATCAACTGGCCGACGATATGCGGCAGCTCGCGGTTGCCTTCCTGATCGAAGGTGAAGGTAACTTCCCGCTCGCCCGTGACTTCAGCCTTCGAGACATGGCTGTAGTAGAAGCGCTGCTGCGGATTGAGTTCGGTCAGCTTCTCGAATGACCAGACCACATCCTCGGCGGTGATCGGTTCGCCATCGTGCCAGCGTGCCTCTTCCCGGATGCGATATTTCACATAGGAATAGTTGGGACCAACATACATCGCATCGGCGATGAGGCCGTAGTCCGAGGAAATCTCGTCATAGGCCGAGGTCATCAGCGTGTCGTAGATATAGCCAAGGCCAGAAGCCGGTTCGCCTTTCGGGATGATGACGTTAAAGCTGTCAAATCCGCCCTGCAGCGC from uncultured Cohaesibacter sp. includes these protein-coding regions:
- a CDS encoding extracellular solute-binding protein, whose amino-acid sequence is MPFLHGAKPGGVAGIDRRAFLRSSALAAIASAVFGAGLVGRPLVGWAAAELHGLSVFGPLKYPPGFAHFDYVEAHAQKGGRLVQSAHDWRYNQNPQTFNTLNGFVLKGDAPPRTELLFDTLTVRAFDEPDAVYCHLASSVSLSPDGNRYSFALRPEARFHDGSPVTTDDVAFSFNILKEKGHPNLRVALAELERAEVDDDRVVLVFSGSQQKQAAIDVSYMVPIFSKAYYETMDFDRSTLEPPLGSGPYRVGSVNAGSFIDYERDPDYWGKDLPTSIGHDNFDVVRMFFAREHTVLFEAFKKGDINLHVEFSSKAWATQYDFPAIKDGRVFKLELPDGQPSGAQGWFFNLRKPKFADPRTREAIALTFDFEWSNKNLFYGLYQRTESFFERTAMKASGPAEGKVLALLEPYRDQLDPAVFDEPYSPPKSDASGKDRKLLAKANRLLQEAGWSRNEKGWVNAEGELLDIELLTNSPAFERIVTPWINTLALLDIPLTFRLVDPSQFQSRVDNFDFDLVGRRYGLDANITPSSRSMWGSEAAESHGSNNIAGVADPVMDAMIEAAISAKTREDMIAAGQAIDRIWRAGHYWVPNWNKPVHTLGVWKGLKWIDSANLYEFRPERWWWKEA
- a CDS encoding extracellular solute-binding protein — encoded protein: MPHSLRRRKTSPLRALCFSLALAPMATAGLIAGSGDALAVEFETWLHGSSLMGDPKYPDGFEHFEYVNVNAPKGGVARQALQGGFDSFNVIIPKGEPASGLGYIYDTLMTSAYDEISSDYGLIADAMYVGPNYSYVKYRIREEARWHDGEPITAEDVVWSFEKLTELNPQQRFYYSHVSKAEVTGEREVTFTFDQEGNRELPHIVGQLMILPKHWWTGTDANGEQRDISKGTLEPPLGSGAYKIGDFSPGKYITYDRVDDYWGKDLNVNVGTNNFNQLRIEYFRDDTVLFENFKSGGFDFRVESTAKRWATEYEFPAAKDGRVAKEVIPDKSSGVLVGFLPNLRREKFQDPKVREALNYVFNFEEMNRTLFYDQYERISSFYFGTELASSGKAEGKVLELLEPLKDKVPAEAFEPYVNPKVESREDLRDNLKKALDLFKEAGWEPRTEVDEEKRPEGFLHSMMVTLGLASDPTKVVMRNEKGEAFEIEYLLNGTNFERVALRLQASLERVGIKMTPRVVDSSQYVNRVRSRDFDLIYTGWGQSLSPGNEQQEYFGSESADREGSANYAGIKNEAVDELITKIIYAKDREDLVAATKALDRVLLANHYVIPGWTLAASRIAYWDRFGHPDPLPMLSVGFPTIWWWDEAKAAAVEAKN